CTAACCCTCCAAGGGCCGCAGCCATAGCTCCACATAACGCCGCAACACTTCCCCCTCCTGGCGAAGGGGTTCCTAAAGAAATCTGTTCCACAAGATCATTCACTGGCATATGAGAGAGGGCTGACATTTTTTCATCTCCTTTCCCCTAGTCCAAGGGCCCGATAGCCTCCTCGACCGCATGAAGGATCTCACTGCGGTCCATCAATTCCTGAACCCGTCTGATAAGAGGGTAAAGATAATCGTCATATTTTAAAAAAGGGACTGCCTTCCGGATCATATGGTGGGCGGCTTTCGTTCCCGCACCAGGTTTAAGCAAAATGCTGAAATCCAGAGCCTGAGCTGCTGAAAGCAGCTCTATAGCGAGAACTTTTCGCGCATTGTTGAGGATTGTCCGTCCCTTTCGAGCTCCGTAGGTCCCCATGGAAACATGGTCTTCCTGATTGGCAGAAGTAGGAATTGAATCTACAGAAGAAGGGTGGGCTAAAACCTTATTTTCAGAAACTATAGAAGCCGCGGCATATTGGGGAATCATAAAGCCGCTGTTCAATCCGCTCTCCTGAATCAAAAAAGGAGGAAGACCTGAAAGGGAGCTATCTACAAGCCGAGCGACTCGTCTTTCCGAAATATTCGCAATTTCTGCCATGGCTATACCAAAAAAGTCCATGGCCAAAGCTATAGGCTGGCCGTGGAAATTGCCCCCGCTAATAGCAACTCGATCATCAACAAAAATCAGGGGGTTGTCCGTAACAGCATTTATTTCTATAGAAACCTTATCCCAGACATAGTCGAGGGCGTCACGGCTCGCGCCATGAACCTGGGGCATACAACGAAGAGAATAGGCATCCTGTACCCGTTCACTTTTAAATTTTTCAATAATCTGGCTTCCCGCGATAAGTCTTCTAATATTCGAAGCCACTGTCATCTGCCCACGATAAGGGCGAAGTGCATGGGTACGCTCATCAAAAGCAAAAGGAACACCATGTAATGCTTCGAGAGAAAGTGCTGCCGCTATATCCGCCATTTTAAGGGTGTTAACGCCATCATAGAGAGCAAGGGCTGCTATAGCTGTCATAACAGTGGTTCCGTTGTTGAGAGCCAGTCCTTCCTTGGCCTCAAGATTGAGGGGGCTCATGCCTAATTTGCGAAAAAGACGCTGAGCAGGCTGGCGACGGCCTTTGTAAAAGACTTCGCCAATGCCGAGAAGGGTTATGGCAAGGTGGGAAAGGGGACAGAGATCTCCACTTGACCCTACCGACCCCTGGGAAGGAATCATGGGATGGATTCCCATGTTGAGATAATCGGTCAAACGCTGCAAGGTTGCGATCTTAATACCAGAATGCCCTTTGATCAGGGTGTTTATGCGAAGAAGCATAATGGCGCGAACCGTTTCTTCGTCAAAAGGCTCTCCCACGCCGCAGGCATGACTCTTAAGAAGATTTTCCTGCAACTGACGGCGATCCTTTCGGGATATGGGAACTGTTGCCAGATCTCCAAAACCTGTATTTATACCATATATCACATCGTTCCCTGATGCCCATTCATGAACAAGATCCGAAGCTCTTTCCACTGCTTCAAGAGCTTCGGGAGCGAGCTCCACCTTGGCGTTATGCCGCGCAACCTTCACTATATCTTCAATTGAAAGAGAATGACCATCAAGCACAATTACTTCGCTATGACCCATTTAATCGCACCTCCTGGGAAAGAACGAAATCTTGCGATTTAGTGTATGCCCTAAAGTGCTATTTTGCAACTCTCCCTTTTATCTTCGCTTCATCATACATCAAAAATGCCAGGGAAAAGCTGCCCTGGCATTTTAATGTTTTATTTATAACCTTGCCACATTCTACCCAAGGATGGCTCTCAAATCTTCCTCAGGCGTCGTTATGGCCATGAGATTCAGCTTCTCGTGAAGAACGTCGAAAACTGGCTGCTTCACGAAGGCCGGCAAAGTAGGACCAAGACGCATATTTTTAATGCCAAGATAGAGCAGTGAAAGAAGAATGCAGACAGCTTTCTGTTCATACCATGAAAGTATCAGCGATAAGGGAAGGCTGTTTACATCTGTATTAAAGGCCTCTGCCAGGGCCATAGCTATACGTACTGCTGAATAGGCATCGTTGCACTGTCCCACATCAAGCAAGCGAGGGATTCCCTCGATTTCGCCAAATTCAAGCTTGTTGAAGCGGTACTTCCCGCAGGCCAGGGTCAGGATTATAGTGTCTTTCGGTGTCATTGTAGCGAAGTCGGTGTAATAGCTCCGACCCGGTTTGGCCCCGTCACATCCGCCAATAAGGAAGAAATGGCGTATCTTGCCTGCTTTCACAAGATCCACAACTTTTCCTGCAACTGACATTACGGTATTCCTTGCAAAA
This region of Aminobacterium colombiense DSM 12261 genomic DNA includes:
- the hutH gene encoding histidine ammonia-lyase, yielding MGHSEVIVLDGHSLSIEDIVKVARHNAKVELAPEALEAVERASDLVHEWASGNDVIYGINTGFGDLATVPISRKDRRQLQENLLKSHACGVGEPFDEETVRAIMLLRINTLIKGHSGIKIATLQRLTDYLNMGIHPMIPSQGSVGSSGDLCPLSHLAITLLGIGEVFYKGRRQPAQRLFRKLGMSPLNLEAKEGLALNNGTTVMTAIAALALYDGVNTLKMADIAAALSLEALHGVPFAFDERTHALRPYRGQMTVASNIRRLIAGSQIIEKFKSERVQDAYSLRCMPQVHGASRDALDYVWDKVSIEINAVTDNPLIFVDDRVAISGGNFHGQPIALAMDFFGIAMAEIANISERRVARLVDSSLSGLPPFLIQESGLNSGFMIPQYAAASIVSENKVLAHPSSVDSIPTSANQEDHVSMGTYGARKGRTILNNARKVLAIELLSAAQALDFSILLKPGAGTKAAHHMIRKAVPFLKYDDYLYPLIRRVQELMDRSEILHAVEEAIGPLD